A DNA window from Bubalus bubalis isolate 160015118507 breed Murrah chromosome 20, NDDB_SH_1, whole genome shotgun sequence contains the following coding sequences:
- the LOC123330885 gene encoding protein lin-52 homolog — MASPTDNGERTDLEASLLSFEKLDWASPDLWPEQLPGVAEFAASFKSPITSSPPKWMAEIERDDIDMLKELGSLTTANLMEKVRGLQNLAYQLGLDESREMTRGKFLNILEKPKK, encoded by the exons ATGGCGTCTCCCACGGACAATGGGGAGA GGACAGATCTAGAAGCATCTTTGCTAAGTTTTGAAAAACTTGACTGGGCTTCACCAGACCTTTGGCCAGAACAATTACCAGGTGTTGCTGAATTTGCAGCTTCCTTCAAAAGTCCTATTACTAGCTCTCCACCCAAATGGATGGCTGAAATAGAACGTGATGACATCGACATGTTGAAAGAACTGGGGAGCCTCACCACAGCTAACTTGATGGAGAAGGTACGAGGCCTTCAGAACCTGGCCTATCAGTTGGGGCTGGATGAGTCCAGAGAGATGACAAGGGGAAAATTCCTCAACATTCTAGAGAAGCCCAAGAAGTAG